The Shewanella sp. KX20019 genome window below encodes:
- a CDS encoding exopolysaccharide biosynthesis protein codes for MMDKQQSIRPLQWMKRLLINGSQVTVKQRKSNYLKLTFILLAIIWSFVLFFILVTPSRYVSQWTLILPGAGAGAVVSLDSVGQASSTVSSPYLSTAIDPRINYKSIASSRTLLNEAAKIVNIKGSQFTKPKLKLPNQTGLMQFSLKATTAEGAQQRAWAHYHSLQALLSQLRNDEVQQREDAIRVGIASFANKVSLTQNKLLEFQSEYGLVTLDQFKELALTMERLRHNKVNLSSEYQGVIASQRMLEIHLSLSPKQAAGLLTLKNDQLFQQLLISYTDVTATLTEYASRFGKRHPQVVTHRNEQTSILAAISKRCKVLLGYTDKRLMLMLSADDLDGRAQLMQQLLTLDTKAKGLNSRIGSLTQQIHDWDHRLYDSNDDAAKLEALQREHQVATAVFTSALAKMDVGKADIYSSFPLLQLMSTPTLPESSDKLPVLLALVGGFAASISLIAGMGMLWIRKPILQKILMND; via the coding sequence ATGATGGATAAACAGCAATCAATAAGACCTCTACAGTGGATGAAGCGTTTACTCATTAACGGTAGCCAAGTCACTGTCAAACAGCGAAAAAGCAATTACCTAAAGCTAACCTTTATATTGCTGGCGATAATATGGTCATTCGTACTGTTTTTTATACTTGTCACTCCTAGCCGCTATGTCAGCCAATGGACACTCATTCTACCCGGCGCAGGTGCCGGTGCAGTGGTGAGTTTAGACAGTGTCGGTCAAGCAAGCAGCACAGTTAGCTCGCCCTACTTAAGCACCGCCATTGATCCGCGGATCAATTACAAATCCATTGCCAGCAGCAGAACCTTACTTAATGAAGCGGCAAAGATCGTCAATATCAAAGGGAGTCAGTTTACAAAACCCAAACTAAAACTGCCAAATCAAACAGGGCTAATGCAGTTCAGTTTAAAAGCCACCACGGCCGAAGGGGCGCAGCAGCGAGCATGGGCACATTATCACAGCCTACAAGCATTACTGTCGCAGTTACGTAATGATGAAGTACAACAACGAGAAGACGCCATTAGGGTTGGTATTGCGAGTTTTGCCAATAAAGTCAGCCTGACCCAAAACAAGCTATTAGAGTTCCAATCAGAGTATGGTTTAGTCACGCTCGATCAATTTAAAGAGCTGGCGTTAACGATGGAGCGCTTAAGACATAACAAGGTTAACTTGTCGTCAGAGTATCAAGGTGTTATCGCCAGCCAGAGAATGCTAGAGATACATTTATCATTATCACCCAAACAAGCAGCTGGCTTGCTAACATTAAAAAATGACCAGTTGTTTCAACAGCTACTAATAAGCTATACCGATGTCACGGCAACACTGACTGAGTATGCCAGTCGCTTTGGTAAACGTCATCCGCAAGTCGTTACCCATCGAAATGAGCAAACATCGATACTCGCTGCAATATCAAAACGTTGTAAAGTATTACTTGGCTATACTGATAAACGCTTGATGTTGATGTTATCAGCCGATGATCTTGATGGTCGAGCCCAATTAATGCAGCAACTCTTAACTCTGGACACTAAAGCCAAAGGGCTAAATAGTCGAATTGGTTCGCTTACGCAGCAGATCCACGATTGGGATCACCGTTTATACGACAGTAACGATGACGCTGCTAAACTTGAGGCACTACAAAGAGAGCATCAGGTAGCAACGGCGGTATTTACCTCGGCACTGGCAAAAATGGATGTAGGCAAAGCAGATATATATTCGTCATTTCCTTTGCTGCAGTTAATGTCTACGCCGACGCTGCCGGAGTCATCAGATAAGCTGCCTGTTTTACTCGCGCTTGTTGGCGGATTTGCCGCATCGATATCATTAATCGCAGGGATGGGAATGTTATGGATCCGCAAGCCTATACTCCAGAAAATTCTGATGAACGACTAG
- a CDS encoding polysaccharide biosynthesis/export family protein: MNPNHSLNLSATAIHSALTQSVEMSSVRTTKPLKALSALFIITIATALSGCVLPHHPEEADICDNVEDDMTQCHFYDSDTPYMRSKTSERAPKNISQQPNSPMGTTWLMDAAQAQQALHLPQNISLSVGDRLKVDILNGEEFSGNVEVNNDGYIYLPYLQAIHAKGLDVQQLSTAINQHLVDEDFMLKDSVRLSITPLKWAPVEVTVSGGVFEPGQHQINKKTDLEIIDDDGGHSGDQAAERSIAAALRASGGVRPDANISEIIVIREQHSFKLDLSGVIHGYPVPSMTLMSGDHIHVPQHDYFDDALARPSQITTPGIRVFLSNLTQPASSNSQSAVDTDATRFPYGTRLLNGAIAANCVGGAQSTNASRHLLLITKNPLTSEVDVIERSMDSLIRHSWETGMNPILMPGDGIACYDSRVTNMREIARTVTEILVPATLLELL, from the coding sequence ATGAACCCCAATCACAGCTTAAACTTATCAGCGACAGCAATTCACTCTGCATTGACGCAGAGTGTTGAAATGAGCTCGGTGAGGACGACAAAGCCATTAAAGGCGTTATCAGCACTGTTCATCATTACCATAGCAACGGCATTATCCGGATGCGTACTGCCTCACCACCCAGAAGAAGCGGACATTTGTGACAATGTTGAAGATGACATGACCCAGTGCCACTTCTACGATAGCGATACTCCCTACATGCGCAGTAAAACCAGCGAACGGGCGCCTAAAAATATAAGCCAGCAGCCAAACAGTCCAATGGGCACCACTTGGTTGATGGATGCAGCTCAAGCGCAACAAGCGCTACATCTACCGCAAAACATCAGTTTATCCGTCGGAGATAGATTGAAGGTCGATATTCTTAACGGCGAGGAGTTTAGTGGCAACGTCGAAGTCAATAACGACGGCTATATCTACCTGCCCTACCTGCAAGCCATTCATGCCAAGGGGCTCGATGTTCAACAACTATCTACCGCGATAAATCAGCATTTAGTTGATGAAGACTTTATGCTCAAAGACAGTGTAAGACTCAGTATTACGCCGCTAAAATGGGCACCGGTAGAGGTCACCGTTTCAGGGGGGGTGTTTGAACCAGGACAGCATCAAATCAACAAAAAAACAGATCTTGAGATCATCGATGATGATGGCGGGCACAGCGGCGATCAAGCAGCAGAGAGAAGCATTGCCGCTGCACTAAGAGCCTCTGGTGGCGTTCGCCCCGATGCCAATATCAGTGAAATTATCGTTATTCGTGAGCAGCACAGCTTCAAGCTTGACCTTTCGGGCGTGATCCACGGCTACCCAGTGCCATCAATGACCTTAATGTCAGGTGACCATATACATGTACCGCAGCACGACTATTTTGATGATGCGCTGGCTAGACCATCTCAAATCACTACGCCAGGGATCCGGGTGTTTCTATCAAACCTAACGCAACCCGCCAGCAGTAACTCGCAGTCGGCAGTCGATACCGATGCCACGCGTTTTCCCTACGGTACCCGTCTACTTAATGGTGCAATAGCAGCAAACTGCGTCGGTGGCGCGCAATCAACCAATGCCAGTCGACATCTACTGCTGATCACGAAAAATCCATTAACTTCAGAAGTGGATGTGATTGAGCGCTCGATGGATTCACTCATTAGACACTCTTGGGAAACTGGCATGAACCCGATATTGATGCCTGGTGACGGTATTGCTTGCTACGACTCACGTGTCACCAATATGCGCGAGATAGCAAGAACAGTCACCGAGATTTTAGTCCCTGCAACCTTGCTGGAACTACTTTAA
- a CDS encoding STAS domain-containing protein → MTFSPLAQNNACKITFPVEVIMTKTPTLRAAMLQQINAGMTQLVIDLHQVQYIDSSGLSVLISALKKVEEQDGEIVLLSPTAGVRALIELTRLHQVFSIFEDETAAVDYICNELAS, encoded by the coding sequence ATGACATTCTCCCCACTAGCACAAAATAATGCCTGCAAAATCACTTTTCCTGTTGAAGTGATCATGACCAAGACACCGACGCTTCGCGCTGCAATGTTGCAACAAATTAATGCCGGAATGACCCAACTGGTTATCGATTTACATCAGGTGCAGTACATAGATTCCAGTGGCCTTTCAGTACTTATTTCAGCGCTAAAAAAAGTTGAAGAGCAAGATGGCGAAATTGTATTGCTGTCACCAACTGCTGGCGTACGAGCACTGATCGAGCTTACTCGTCTGCATCAGGTTTTTTCCATCTTTGAAGACGAAACTGCCGCAGTTGATTACATATGCAATGAACTTGCTAGCTAA
- a CDS encoding ATP-binding protein, with protein MNSLQINLNKTILAKHSLCLEIEQFMLQNHISSSQRFKIVTCVLEAVANVMSHTDNSSANMTLILHYRDRKLIVDLLDNSALHSNQVPQQCPDANTQSGRGLWIMHSWMDNVRVQESVAGTHLQLSLSIR; from the coding sequence ATGAATAGCTTACAGATCAACCTCAATAAAACGATATTGGCTAAGCACTCTCTTTGCCTAGAGATAGAGCAGTTTATGTTACAAAACCACATAAGCTCGTCGCAAAGATTTAAGATTGTCACCTGCGTACTTGAAGCTGTCGCAAATGTAATGAGTCACACTGATAACAGCTCCGCAAATATGACCCTCATTTTGCACTATCGCGATAGAAAATTGATTGTCGACCTGCTTGATAATTCTGCATTACATAGCAACCAAGTACCACAGCAATGCCCTGATGCTAATACTCAATCTGGCCGAGGTTTATGGATTATGCACAGCTGGATGGATAACGTAAGAGTACAAGAATCTGTTGCGGGGACTCATCTGCAATTGAGCTTGTCAATCCGATGA
- a CDS encoding fused response regulator/phosphatase, whose translation MTVFASSETEQKFNIMLVEDCDSERCLLSGLLAAMGLNCVDFADAESAIEYLSDHHIDLVITDWMMPNMNGIEFCKILKRSLNSPYTILLTGNSEASHIVEGINSGADDYVAKPFNSAVLKARINAGLRIIEMQSQLAQKNTKLNQLLKKEQQYLSLVKQDLALAAQLQQALLPEHCQLNQQWQVTCEFKPAHDLAGDIFQCFNIDEQHIGFYLLDVSGHGTAASMQSFTLAQNLTNNQEAWQALDLCRLVYTVNNEFDDPQNSGCFATGFFGIANTVTGAVEYINAGHPAPIIIDPQQAYFVGQTQLNVTPQLPLGVRKNVQYSSSHFSLAQQQHLLLYSDGIYECRHPKHGFFGQPRLLKVINDARTLTPNSLLHHLTHSCDLWQQNQAQDDISLMLISSPSATNNSFTPRIN comes from the coding sequence ATGACTGTGTTTGCCTCTTCAGAAACAGAGCAAAAGTTTAACATCATGCTGGTCGAAGATTGCGACAGCGAGCGCTGCTTACTAAGTGGTTTATTGGCTGCTATGGGGCTTAACTGCGTAGATTTCGCCGACGCGGAGTCAGCGATTGAATACCTTAGCGATCACCATATCGATCTCGTCATTACCGATTGGATGATGCCAAACATGAACGGCATCGAGTTTTGCAAGATACTCAAACGCTCACTCAATAGCCCCTATACCATTCTACTCACAGGCAACAGCGAGGCTAGCCATATTGTAGAGGGGATCAATTCCGGCGCCGATGATTATGTTGCTAAGCCATTCAATAGTGCTGTACTCAAGGCGAGGATCAATGCTGGACTTCGAATAATAGAGATGCAGAGCCAACTTGCACAAAAAAATACCAAACTAAACCAGCTACTTAAAAAGGAGCAACAATACCTCAGTTTAGTTAAACAGGATCTCGCGCTGGCAGCCCAACTACAACAGGCGCTGCTGCCGGAACACTGTCAGCTGAATCAGCAGTGGCAGGTGACCTGTGAGTTCAAACCAGCACACGATCTGGCTGGGGACATTTTTCAGTGCTTCAATATCGATGAGCAGCATATTGGGTTTTACCTACTCGATGTCAGCGGCCATGGCACAGCAGCTTCTATGCAAAGCTTCACCCTGGCACAAAATTTAACTAACAATCAAGAGGCCTGGCAGGCATTAGATCTGTGCAGACTGGTCTATACGGTTAACAATGAATTTGATGACCCGCAAAATAGTGGCTGTTTTGCAACCGGTTTTTTTGGCATAGCTAATACTGTCACTGGCGCTGTAGAGTACATTAACGCGGGCCACCCAGCACCTATTATCATTGATCCACAGCAAGCCTATTTTGTCGGTCAAACCCAGCTCAATGTGACTCCTCAACTGCCTTTGGGGGTCCGCAAGAATGTTCAATATAGCAGCAGCCATTTTTCATTAGCACAGCAGCAACACTTACTACTCTACTCCGATGGGATCTATGAATGCCGTCACCCGAAACATGGATTCTTTGGCCAGCCGCGTCTGCTCAAAGTCATCAACGATGCCAGAACACTAACTCCTAATTCCCTGCTGCACCACCTAACCCATAGTTGTGATTTATGGCAACAGAATCAGGCTCAGGACGATATTTCATTAATGCTGATCTCCTCACCGTCAGCGACCAATAACTCATTCACTCCACGAATAAATTAA